A genomic region of Pelodiscus sinensis isolate JC-2024 chromosome 19, ASM4963464v1, whole genome shotgun sequence contains the following coding sequences:
- the CALCOCO1 gene encoding LOW QUALITY PROTEIN: calcium-binding and coiled-coil domain-containing protein 1 (The sequence of the model RefSeq protein was modified relative to this genomic sequence to represent the inferred CDS: deleted 2 bases in 1 codon) — translation MEVVPPSKLQAPSHPTMAFLNVARTYVPNTKVECHYTLPPSMKPSARDWIGIFKVEASSVRDYYTFVWCAVPDGGAEGAPVYSSVQFQASYLPKPGAQQYQFRYVDRRGEVRGQSPPFQFCEPRPMDELVTLEEDDDEGHTDMLLVVPKATLLQSQLEESQQERGRLLRDKLRLEGEVKELQVRIEQLEEALGTLRDEHTKLAEQYKDLSSLHAGVMEERDALSRQQAGQLARIQVLEDDVQALSEKALQKEVELDRMKDTVKSLVREQEQIHHSSRRRAREKEHYQVKLQASEQDSRSLACDLLLAKTRHGETASQALVLQEDISKLQQKLAAAQQRTAQLEALCEQLRSTQDLLAASQQKVVLLGEELASAASIRDRTISDLHKSRLESAETNIRLADMTLKWKEGKGQWWKEKSSLLQSIEVEKDKILKLSAEVLKLEKTLQEERAQKQALRSELSHERDSSLVQLSETKRELKELRAALTVARKEKEQLQEEKQELLEYARRLEERLEKVADEKWSEVAAAEEEEVVAAALSSLDSPLSDSEDESPEDMRIHPQLSPYSLCDNRATPKTPPCLREPLHKVVISQPAPITSQIKQPTEDNSSDSEAEDEKAVLMAAVRSGGEEASLLLPELGSVFYEMASGVTGRQPSDPGPCGLGGSPLDLPASPGRWKECPICKEPFPPACHKEALEEHVDSHFFFSAQDPFAFE, via the exons ATGGAGGTGGTACCTCCCAGCAAGCTGCAGGCGCCGTCCCACCCTACCATGGCCTTCCTCAATGTGGCTCGCACCTACGTGCCCAACACCAAGGTCGAGTGCCActacaccctgccccccagcatgaAGCCGTCTGCCCGCGACTGGATTGGGATCTTCAAG GTGGAGGCCTCGTCGGTGCGGGATTACTACACCTTTGTGTGGTGCGCGGTGCCCGACGGGGGCGCAGAGGGGGCGCCCGTCTATTCCAGCGTCCAGTTCCAAG CCAGTTACCTACCCAAGCCGGGCGCCCAGCAGTACCAGTTCCGCTACGTGGATCGCCGGGGCGAGGTgcggggccagagcccccccttcCAGTTCTGCGAGCCCCGCCCCATGGACGAGCTGGTCACGCTGGAGGAGGACGATGACGAGGGCCACACGGACATGCTGCTGGTGGTGCCCAAGGCCACCCTGCTGCAG agccagctggaggagagccagcaggagcGTGGCCGGCTGCTGCGTGACAAGCTgcggctggagggggaggtgaagGAGCTGCAGGTCCGGATCGAGCAGCTGGAGGAGGCGCTGGGCACCCTGCGGGACGAGCACACCAAGCTGGCCGAGCAGTACAAG gaCCTCTCGAGCTTGCACGCCGGCGTGATGGAGGAGCGGGACGCGCTGAGCCGGCAGCAGGCGGGACAGCTGGCCCGGATCCAGGTGCTGGAGGACGACGTGCAGGCCCTGAGCGAGAAGGCCCTGCAGAAGGAGGTGGAGCTGGacag GATGAAGGACACGGTGAAGTCCCTGgtgcgggagcaggagcagatccACCAC AGCTCCAGGAGGAGAGCGCGGGAGAAGGAGCACTACCAG gTCAAGCTGCAGGCCTCGGAGCAGGACAGCCGGAGCCTGGCCTGcgacctgctgctggccaagaCCCGGCACGGCGAGACGGCCTCGCAGGCCCTGGTGCTGCAGGAAGACATCAGCAAACTGCAGCAGAAGCTGGCGGCCGCGCAGCAGAGGACG gcccagctggaAGCGCTGTGTGAGCAGCTCCGCTCCACCCAGGACCTCCTTGCCGCCAGCCAGCAGAAGgtggtgctgctgggggaggagctggccAGCGCCGCCTCCATCCGGGACCGGACCATCTCGGATCTGCACAAGAGCCGGCTGGAGTCGGCCGAGACCAACATCAGGCTGGCGGACATGACGCTGaagtggaaggaggggaaaggCCAGTGGTGGAAGGAGAAGAGCAGCCTGCTGCAGAGCATAGAG GTGGAGAAGGACAAGATCCTGAAGCTGAGCGCCGAGGTGCTGAAGCTGGAGAAGACGCTGCAGGAGGAGCGGGCCCAGAAGCAGGCGCTGAGATCGGAGCTGTCCCACGAGCGGGACTCCAGCCTG GTGCAGCTGTCGGAGACCAAGCGGGAGCTGAAGGAGCTGCGGGCGGCCCTGACGGTGGCTCGCAAGGagaaggagcagctgcaggaggagaaaCAG gagctgctggagtACGCCCGGCGGCTGGAGGAGCGGCTGGAGAAGGTGGCCGACGAGAAGTGGAGCGAGGTGGCGGCcgctgaggaggaggaagtggtggcTGCGGCGCTGA gctccctgGACTCCCCGCTCTCGGACTCGGAGGATGAGTCCCCCGAGGACATGAGGATccacccccagctcagcccctacAGCCTGTGCGACAACCGGGCCACCCCCAAGACTCCGCCCTGCCTGCGGGAACCCCTGCACAAGGTGGTGATCAGCCAGCCCGCCCCCATCACCTCGCAGATCAAGCAGCCCACCGAGGACAACAGCTCGGACTCA gaggcggaggacGAGAAGGCCGTGCTGATGGCGGCCGTGCGGAGCGGAGGGGAGGAGgccagcctgctgctgcctgagctgGGCAGCGTCTTCTACGAGATGGCCAG CGGCGTGACGGGCCGGCAGCCGTCGGACCCGGGCCCGTGCGGGCTGGGCGGCTCCCCGCTGGACCTGCCGGCCTCCCCCGGGCGCTGGAAGGAGTGTCCCATCTGCAAGGAGCCGTTCCCCCCCGCGTGCCACaaggaggcgctggaggagcatgTGGACAGCCACTTCTTCTTCAGCGCCCAGGACCCCTTCGCCTTCGAGTga